The following are encoded in a window of Thalassotalea insulae genomic DNA:
- a CDS encoding ketopantoate reductase family protein, with translation MNIVIVGQGAIGLLWYHKLSLNPEHQISLQCSARSQPIPENLSFTDTHGKVQTKIVSANNKDLSNADIILFCLKAYSYQQAFNQYLPFIQQETPVILCHNGILAENEIPKDHLLLSLLTTHGSKRIKAFSVEHTGIGVNDLGIIQGKISNSQIELLTDVLNQALPETVWHEDINAKQWRKLAVNCVINPLTAINNCDNGVLTSAAFQPKIKAILLEVIAVAKHFKLNFDINELTSLVLSVAQQTATNCSSMRSDILNGRKTEIAQINGFIVQQGANLNIATPINSELTHAVNALAKDNKRDSSI, from the coding sequence TTGAATATTGTTATTGTTGGACAAGGAGCTATTGGTTTATTGTGGTATCATAAACTTAGTCTCAATCCCGAACATCAAATATCATTGCAGTGTTCTGCTCGCAGTCAGCCTATCCCAGAAAATCTAAGTTTTACCGATACTCACGGCAAAGTGCAGACAAAAATAGTATCAGCAAATAACAAAGATCTGAGCAATGCCGACATCATATTATTTTGTTTAAAAGCCTACAGCTATCAACAAGCATTTAATCAATACTTACCTTTTATTCAACAAGAGACGCCTGTGATCTTATGTCATAACGGCATATTGGCTGAAAATGAGATACCAAAAGATCATCTCTTACTAAGCTTATTAACCACTCATGGCAGCAAACGAATCAAAGCATTTAGCGTTGAGCATACAGGTATTGGGGTTAATGATTTAGGTATCATTCAAGGGAAAATATCAAACAGCCAAATTGAGTTGCTCACAGACGTTCTAAATCAAGCGTTACCTGAAACGGTTTGGCACGAAGATATTAATGCTAAGCAATGGCGTAAACTGGCAGTTAACTGCGTCATTAATCCACTAACCGCAATAAATAACTGCGATAACGGCGTACTTACCTCGGCAGCATTTCAACCGAAAATAAAAGCAATTTTACTGGAAGTAATAGCCGTTGCTAAACACTTTAAGCTGAACTTTGATATAAATGAACTCACTTCATTAGTACTCTCTGTCGCCCAGCAAACAGCCACTAATTGTTCTTCAATGCGCAGCGATATCTTAAATGGCAGAAAAACTGAAATCGCACAGATAAACGGCTTTATTGTACAACAAGGCGCCAACTTAAATATAGCCACCCCGATAAACAGCGAATTAACTCACGCAGTTAACGCATTAGCGAAAGATAATAAACGCGACTCGAGTATCTAA
- a CDS encoding YajQ family cyclic di-GMP-binding protein has translation MPSMDIVSEINLEEVRNAADNASRELDTRFDFRGVAASFEWKKPNVIVKAEGDFQVKQLVDMLRSQLTKRKIDAKAMSVGDPEFSGRNCSATINFKEGIEQPVAKKIVKLIKDSKLKVQAAIQGEQVRVTGKKRDDLQAVMRLVKEAELEQSFQFTNFRD, from the coding sequence ATGCCTTCAATGGATATTGTTTCAGAAATAAATTTGGAAGAAGTGCGCAATGCAGCGGATAACGCGAGCCGGGAACTTGATACCCGCTTTGATTTTCGAGGAGTAGCAGCGAGCTTTGAATGGAAAAAGCCTAATGTAATTGTTAAAGCGGAAGGGGATTTCCAGGTTAAACAGTTAGTGGATATGTTACGCTCTCAACTGACTAAACGAAAAATTGATGCCAAGGCCATGTCGGTTGGTGATCCTGAGTTTTCTGGACGTAACTGCTCGGCAACGATCAATTTTAAGGAAGGCATTGAACAGCCGGTCGCGAAAAAAATTGTGAAATTGATCAAAGATAGCAAGCTTAAAGTACAGGCGGCAATTCAGGGAGAGCAAGTGCGTGTAACCGGTAAAAAGCGTGATGATCTACAGGCGGTAATGCGATTAGTGAAAGAAGCAGAGCTCGAGCAGTCATTTCAGTTTACTAACTTTAGAGATTAA